One Methanococcus voltae genomic region harbors:
- the aroD gene encoding type I 3-dehydroquinate dehydratase, translated as MENMGEVEKFADSESFKICVSVMEETVEKSLKFVKDVHDKVYSKNVPHMYEFRLDYLNKSELSIENIEKILKCDCEKIITVRWDWEGGKWNNEKESVLGSLGILKRAIDFNVEYIDIEHKNLERVKEELKNYRDTKGSTTKIIVSYHDFMKTDAFSVIRGIIEEEYKYGDIAKIATAICQNRENCNILRACSWYKPKIIAIGMGELGKITRVHGPQFGSMITFCTVSKEKASAPGQLHIDDLVEIWERFYR; from the coding sequence ATGGAAAATATGGGAGAAGTTGAAAAATTTGCAGATAGTGAATCATTTAAGATTTGCGTATCTGTTATGGAAGAAACCGTTGAAAAATCTTTAAAATTTGTAAAAGATGTTCATGATAAAGTATATTCTAAAAATGTGCCTCACATGTACGAATTTAGATTAGATTATTTAAATAAAAGCGAATTATCGATTGAAAACATTGAAAAAATTCTTAAATGTGATTGTGAAAAAATAATTACAGTTCGATGGGATTGGGAAGGTGGAAAATGGAATAATGAAAAAGAAAGCGTATTAGGTAGTTTGGGCATATTAAAGCGTGCAATAGATTTCAATGTGGAATATATAGATATAGAACATAAAAATTTAGAAAGAGTAAAGGAAGAACTTAAAAATTATCGAGATACTAAGGGTTCTACAACTAAAATCATAGTTTCATACCACGATTTTATGAAAACCGATGCTTTTTCAGTAATACGTGGGATTATTGAAGAAGAGTACAAATATGGAGATATTGCCAAAATAGCAACTGCGATATGCCAAAATAGGGAAAATTGTAACATACTTCGAGCCTGTAGTTGGTATAAGCCCAAAATAATTGCAATAGGTATGGGGGAGTTGGGTAAAATTACAAGAGTTCACGGTCCGCAATTTGGTTCTATGATTACATTCTGCACAGTTTCCAAAGAAAAAGCCTCTGCACCTGGTCAACTACACATTGATGATTTAGTTGAAATTTGGGAAAGATTCTACCGCTAA
- the frhD gene encoding coenzyme F420-reducing hydrogenase, FrhD protein, whose product MIPDSLKFKKLVIGCGNMIFADDGFGYEVISLLEKMELPEDVGLIDAGTGAPYYLMSIMDEDCPVEKIIIVDIIDFKLEPGTLKKLGIENLTKIDKYNFDAHDMPLSDYLLKAKEAGIEIVIVGCQAKRVTMPDIEVGLTEEVKNSLVNAVEMVLEELKD is encoded by the coding sequence ATGATACCAGACTCTTTAAAATTTAAAAAACTCGTTATTGGATGTGGCAATATGATATTTGCCGATGACGGTTTTGGTTACGAAGTTATAAGTTTACTTGAAAAAATGGAGTTACCCGAAGATGTGGGCTTAATTGATGCAGGTACGGGAGCACCTTACTATCTTATGTCTATCATGGACGAAGATTGCCCAGTTGAAAAAATAATCATTGTAGATATTATTGATTTTAAATTAGAACCTGGAACATTGAAAAAATTAGGTATCGAAAACTTAACTAAAATTGACAAATATAATTTTGATGCTCATGATATGCCATTGTCCGATTATTTACTAAAAGCTAAAGAAGCTGGTATTGAAATTGTAATCGTTGGTTGTCAGGCTAAAAGGGTTACTATGCCAGACATAGAAGTTGGATTAACAGAAGAAGTTAAAAATTCACTTGTAAATGCTGTTGAAATGGTACTAGAAGAATTAAAGGATTAG
- a CDS encoding DUF371 domain-containing protein yields MVNQNLKLKFKAKGHKNVKSTHKSTLEITKEDYLTPAGDCIVAINSSMAINDLPEEFKEQLKQGKSLKITLECKNNKTNEIYIDTIISKGSKDLILNHDTDMVIRKSTHICPRTLSINADKSAKNLNRDLINCLEEENELLIEFEII; encoded by the coding sequence ATGGTTAATCAAAATTTAAAACTAAAATTTAAAGCAAAAGGTCATAAAAACGTTAAATCAACACATAAAAGTACTTTAGAAATAACAAAAGAAGATTACCTAACACCTGCAGGAGATTGCATAGTAGCGATAAATTCAAGCATGGCAATAAATGATTTGCCCGAAGAATTTAAAGAGCAATTAAAGCAAGGTAAATCTTTAAAAATTACATTAGAGTGCAAGAATAACAAAACTAACGAGATTTACATAGATACAATTATTTCAAAAGGTTCAAAAGATTTAATCCTTAATCACGATACAGATATGGTTATACGAAAAAGTACGCACATATGTCCAAGAACTTTATCTATAAACGCAGATAAAAGCGCAAAAAATTTAAACCGAGATTTGATAAACTGTTTAGAAGAAGAAAATGAATTATTAATTGAATTTGAAATAATTTAG
- the sucC gene encoding ADP-forming succinate--CoA ligase subunit beta, with product MKLHEYEAKAIFKSYGIPVPNSKVTDKKIENIDNPVVVKAQVLVGGRGKAGGILFANNTQEANEKIEELLNKDIKGETVEKVLLEDMINIEKEYYVGIVIDRNNKQAVVMFSTEGGVDIEQVAEKSPEKIIKYYVDFDKEFQPYMARNMLIRAGIPSKEISKIATIISKLYKAFEDMDGSLIEINPLVVTKEETIIAADAVFNLDDDSYYKHDFAKFEEYSKQEKSEFAYVDLDGDIAVIGNGAGLTLASMDIVKNSGGEPSCFLDVGGGSNSETVQKALRRALSKEGIKGVFINILGGITRCDEVSKGIVEVYKDYPNVKFAVRLMGTNEEEGRRILNENGISFETTMDNAAKKLMEIIQSE from the coding sequence ATGAAATTACACGAATATGAAGCAAAGGCAATATTCAAATCATACGGAATCCCTGTTCCAAACAGCAAAGTTACAGACAAAAAAATAGAAAATATCGATAATCCTGTTGTTGTAAAAGCTCAAGTACTCGTAGGCGGTAGAGGAAAGGCTGGCGGGATATTATTTGCAAACAACACCCAAGAAGCAAATGAAAAAATCGAAGAATTGTTAAATAAAGATATCAAGGGCGAAACAGTAGAAAAAGTACTTTTAGAAGATATGATAAACATCGAAAAAGAATATTATGTAGGTATTGTTATTGATAGAAACAATAAACAGGCTGTAGTAATGTTCTCAACCGAAGGCGGTGTAGATATCGAACAAGTAGCTGAAAAATCCCCTGAAAAAATTATAAAATACTACGTTGACTTCGATAAAGAATTCCAACCATATATGGCAAGAAATATGTTAATAAGAGCAGGAATTCCTTCAAAAGAAATCTCAAAAATTGCTACAATTATATCAAAACTTTACAAAGCATTCGAAGATATGGACGGTTCTTTAATTGAAATTAACCCATTAGTGGTTACAAAAGAGGAAACAATAATTGCAGCAGATGCAGTATTTAATTTAGACGATGATTCCTACTACAAACACGATTTTGCCAAATTTGAAGAATACAGCAAGCAAGAAAAATCAGAATTCGCATACGTTGATTTGGATGGAGACATAGCAGTAATTGGAAATGGTGCAGGTTTAACCTTAGCATCTATGGACATTGTTAAAAATTCCGGTGGTGAACCATCCTGCTTTTTGGATGTAGGTGGCGGTTCAAACAGTGAAACCGTTCAAAAAGCATTAAGAAGAGCTTTATCAAAAGAAGGAATTAAAGGTGTATTTATAAACATTTTAGGTGGTATTACCAGATGCGATGAAGTTTCAAAAGGTATTGTAGAAGTTTATAAAGATTACCCAAATGTTAAGTTTGCTGTTAGATTAATGGGAACAAACGAAGAAGAAGGTAGAAGAATATTGAATGAAAACGGAATTTCATTTGAAACTACCATGGATAACGCAGCTAAAAAATTAATGGAAATCATACAATCTGAATAA
- a CDS encoding single-stranded-DNA-specific exonuclease RecJ, producing the protein MDIIPIKDVESFNNVVNLIKLKIDNYNGTIRLITHHDPDGLTSGAILIKMLMRINKQFHITVIENLNDEKIEEFKKEASCRNDQLFIFSDMGSGQIDKIINAKLNAIILDHHPVKIQKYIIDEEKNNNNNNNNNKNNNQILQLNPLLMGVDGSRELSGSGTCYLLARAYGFCDLAPIALIGAIGDMQHKPFLGLNKFILNEARQNRHIKIMRDLIFNCFNIEINKTIYYSTQPYLNLSNGEIAEILNNAEINPNCKALSINEKENLINELNKHFLNRLPLECKNSDIIQKINENKLKDLIVERILINTESKELGAFKNIGINDAYYLSEILNACGRKEETALGLSILLGDKKAIEKGKELFREYKIEVINDLKTTELKEMENLRYFIGNKGKTGIIASLMITDKPVLGFNEENDIYKVSSRGNRELVENGLNLSEAMGLAKKYGGDGGGHNVASGAAIKKTEMENFLNEVNVLIGKQMKNQN; encoded by the coding sequence ATGGATATAATACCAATTAAGGATGTAGAAAGTTTCAACAATGTTGTAAATTTGATAAAATTAAAAATAGATAATTATAATGGCACTATAAGGCTAATTACCCACCACGACCCAGATGGTCTTACTTCAGGGGCAATATTAATCAAAATGTTAATGAGAATTAACAAACAATTCCACATAACTGTGATAGAAAATTTAAACGATGAAAAAATCGAAGAATTTAAAAAAGAAGCATCCTGTAGAAATGACCAATTGTTTATATTTTCAGATATGGGGAGCGGTCAAATTGATAAAATCATAAATGCTAAGTTAAACGCTATTATTTTAGACCATCACCCTGTTAAAATACAAAAATATATAATTGACGAAGAAAAAAACAATAATAATAATAATAATAATAATAAGAATAATAATCAAATATTGCAGTTAAACCCATTGTTAATGGGTGTAGATGGTTCAAGAGAGCTTTCAGGTAGTGGAACTTGTTATTTATTGGCAAGAGCTTACGGTTTTTGCGATTTAGCACCTATTGCATTAATTGGAGCTATTGGAGATATGCAACATAAACCATTTTTGGGTTTAAATAAGTTCATACTCAACGAAGCAAGACAAAATCGCCATATAAAGATAATGAGGGACTTAATATTCAATTGTTTTAACATAGAAATCAATAAAACAATTTATTACTCTACACAGCCTTATTTAAATTTAAGCAATGGAGAAATTGCCGAAATATTGAATAACGCTGAAATTAACCCAAATTGTAAAGCACTTTCGATAAATGAAAAAGAAAATTTAATAAACGAATTAAATAAGCATTTCCTAAATAGATTACCTTTAGAGTGTAAAAATTCAGATATAATTCAAAAAATAAATGAAAATAAGTTAAAAGACTTAATAGTAGAAAGAATTTTGATAAATACTGAAAGTAAAGAATTAGGGGCTTTTAAAAACATAGGAATAAATGATGCTTATTACTTATCTGAAATTTTAAATGCTTGCGGTAGAAAAGAAGAAACAGCATTAGGATTAAGTATATTACTTGGGGACAAAAAAGCAATTGAAAAAGGAAAAGAACTATTCCGAGAATACAAAATTGAAGTTATAAACGATTTAAAAACCACTGAACTCAAGGAAATGGAAAATTTAAGATATTTTATAGGTAATAAGGGAAAAACTGGAATAATTGCATCGTTAATGATTACTGATAAACCAGTTTTAGGTTTTAATGAAGAAAACGATATTTACAAAGTATCTTCAAGAGGAAACCGAGAATTGGTTGAAAATGGATTGAATTTATCCGAAGCTATGGGTTTAGCTAAAAAATACGGTGGAGATGGTGGAGGACACAACGTAGCCTCTGGAGCAGCAATTAAAAAAACAGAGATGGAAAATTTCTTAAATGAAGTCAATGTTTTAATTGGAAAACAGATGAAAAACCAAAATTAA
- a CDS encoding DEAD/DEAH box helicase, whose product MIVANALKTNTLCVLGTGLGKTAIATLTIAGILHKKGGKALIIAPSRPLVEQHYESLKKFLNVPEDEILILNGKVQPLKRQELWENGRIFISTPQVVENDIIATRLNPNDFSILVADEAHHTTGNHSYTFVGNVFREKTHILGLTASPGSNIERILEVCENLGIEHVEIRTEDDLDVKQYIAKAKLKPKRVELPEEYNEALKLLKKSLNERLKVLKEHNVIYTINVNKTDLLVLNKKIMMMDDKNKFQLLKVNSEAIKIDYLIETLETQGKDAFLNYYDKLASQNTKSAKEIYRDRDIKKIVNMINETDIEHPKLDTLLEVVSEAVAQKEKVIVFAQYRDTVSKIVDSLKERNIPALMFVGQSNKDGKGMSQKEQSKAIAKFKGDIDVLVSTSVSEEGMDISAVNYVVFYEPVPSEIRFIQRRGRVMRGEGGEVIILIAKGTRDEGYYRAAIAKEKSMKNILKDMQKTLNEKLCEIKKLKNNELDEFEQCKIDQIQNIKKYKENQEIEKTVVIDEKEESKPKYLDLMNVVKSESVKKDKTAKKEDLEKLEKVEKLDNLDNLEKVENISNETLKPKNTKNTKMATIIVDTRERGIGRYFLDKANVEFKTLEIGDYILSDRVAIERKTAEDFEGSIIDKRLFKQLGDLKKYEKPLLIIEGDEFYRLNKNAITGMILSIMVDYGIPIVFTKNVQETVDILVRIAEREQLKEKRPIAIRYGKRPMSTKERQKFLVEGLPDVGPIMAENLLTKFDTVEDVFTASERELMAVEGVGEITAKNIRKVVTNKFSKPEYAKENK is encoded by the coding sequence ATGATTGTAGCAAATGCCTTGAAAACAAATACATTATGTGTTTTAGGTACAGGTTTGGGGAAAACCGCTATTGCAACACTAACAATTGCGGGTATTTTGCATAAAAAAGGCGGTAAAGCGCTTATTATTGCACCATCTCGTCCACTTGTAGAACAACACTATGAAAGCCTTAAAAAATTCTTAAACGTACCCGAAGATGAGATATTAATTTTAAATGGGAAAGTTCAACCATTAAAACGTCAAGAATTATGGGAAAACGGACGTATATTTATTTCTACACCTCAAGTCGTGGAAAATGACATTATCGCTACAAGATTAAATCCAAATGATTTTTCAATACTTGTAGCAGATGAAGCACACCATACCACGGGTAATCACTCATATACGTTTGTAGGTAACGTATTTAGAGAAAAAACCCATATATTAGGATTAACTGCATCTCCAGGCTCTAATATTGAAAGAATTCTTGAAGTATGTGAGAATTTAGGTATTGAACATGTGGAAATACGTACTGAAGATGATTTAGACGTTAAGCAATACATTGCTAAAGCCAAATTAAAACCTAAACGTGTAGAACTTCCTGAAGAATACAATGAAGCTTTAAAACTATTAAAAAAATCATTGAACGAGCGTTTAAAAGTACTTAAGGAACACAATGTCATATATACGATTAATGTAAATAAAACGGATTTATTAGTGTTGAATAAAAAAATAATGATGATGGATGATAAAAATAAGTTTCAGCTATTAAAGGTAAATTCAGAAGCCATAAAAATAGATTATCTCATTGAAACACTTGAAACACAAGGAAAAGATGCCTTTTTGAACTACTATGATAAATTAGCCTCTCAAAACACGAAATCTGCAAAGGAAATATACCGCGACCGCGATATTAAAAAAATAGTGAATATGATAAATGAAACAGATATAGAACATCCAAAGTTAGATACACTGTTAGAAGTAGTTTCGGAAGCTGTTGCACAGAAAGAAAAAGTAATTGTCTTTGCACAGTATAGGGATACCGTTTCAAAGATTGTAGATAGTTTAAAAGAACGGAATATTCCTGCTTTAATGTTTGTAGGTCAAAGTAACAAAGATGGTAAGGGAATGTCTCAGAAAGAGCAATCAAAAGCTATTGCTAAATTTAAAGGAGATATAGACGTCTTAGTGTCTACTAGCGTATCCGAGGAAGGTATGGATATTTCTGCGGTTAACTACGTGGTATTTTATGAGCCAGTACCTTCAGAAATTAGGTTTATTCAACGTCGTGGACGTGTTATGAGAGGAGAAGGGGGAGAAGTAATAATCCTTATTGCAAAAGGGACACGTGACGAGGGTTATTATAGAGCTGCAATTGCTAAAGAGAAAAGCATGAAAAATATTCTTAAAGATATGCAAAAAACACTTAACGAAAAGCTATGCGAGATTAAAAAACTTAAAAATAATGAATTAGACGAATTTGAACAATGTAAAATTGACCAAATTCAAAATATTAAAAAATACAAAGAAAATCAAGAAATTGAAAAAACAGTTGTTATCGATGAAAAAGAGGAATCTAAACCCAAATATCTTGATTTAATGAATGTAGTGAAATCTGAAAGTGTTAAAAAAGATAAAACAGCTAAAAAAGAAGATTTGGAAAAATTGGAGAAAGTAGAAAAATTAGATAACTTAGATAACTTAGAGAAAGTAGAAAATATATCCAATGAAACTTTAAAGCCCAAAAATACTAAAAATACTAAAATGGCTACAATTATTGTAGATACTAGGGAAAGAGGCATAGGTAGGTATTTTTTAGATAAAGCAAACGTAGAGTTTAAAACTCTTGAAATAGGGGACTATATATTAAGTGATAGAGTTGCAATTGAGAGAAAAACTGCAGAAGACTTTGAGGGCTCCATTATCGATAAAAGATTATTTAAACAGCTTGGAGACTTAAAAAAATATGAAAAGCCCCTATTAATTATCGAAGGAGATGAATTCTACAGATTAAACAAAAATGCGATTACTGGCATGATACTTTCAATTATGGTGGATTATGGAATACCAATAGTATTTACCAAAAATGTTCAAGAAACCGTTGATATACTTGTTAGGATAGCAGAACGGGAGCAACTTAAAGAAAAAAGACCAATTGCTATTAGATATGGTAAAAGACCGATGTCAACAAAAGAACGTCAAAAATTCCTTGTTGAAGGGCTTCCAGATGTTGGCCCAATAATGGCTGAAAATCTATTGACGAAATTTGATACCGTTGAAGATGTATTTACAGCTTCAGAGCGTGAATTAATGGCTGTTGAAGGAGTTGGAGAGATTACTGCTAAAAATATTAGAAAAGTAGTCACAAATAAATTTAGTAAACCAGAATATGCTAAAGAAAATAAATAA
- a CDS encoding DegT/DnrJ/EryC1/StrS family aminotransferase, producing MSQKTEKANISRNIPIAKPLVGEEEIQAVTDVLKSGMLAHGTEVEEFEKEFANYQQTKHGIGVTSGTVALDLALKALKLSHGDEVITTPFTFIASSNSILYQGSKAVFADIDENTYNIDPEQVMEKITPNTKAIIAVHLFGQPADVKALKEIAEDHNIYLIEDAAQAHGAEYNNKRVGGFGDFSTFSFYPTKNMTTGEGGIVLTNDDELCNRAKLIRNHGQSEKYLHTELGYNFRMTSISAAIGRVQLRNLDNWTEKRIKNAKLLNDGLKDVDGIVTPFKDKNAKHVYHQYCIRVEDEFKLERDELQKYLAEKGIGTGIHYPIPVNYQPIYEKLGYDKDCEKSKYASERILSLPVHPSVTEEDIEYIVDVFKNI from the coding sequence TTGTCACAAAAAACTGAAAAAGCAAATATATCAAGAAATATACCAATTGCTAAGCCATTGGTAGGCGAAGAAGAAATACAAGCGGTTACTGATGTATTAAAAAGTGGAATGTTAGCACACGGTACAGAAGTTGAGGAATTTGAAAAAGAATTCGCCAACTATCAGCAAACTAAACATGGTATCGGCGTTACAAGCGGAACTGTGGCTTTAGACCTTGCTTTAAAAGCTTTAAAACTATCGCATGGCGATGAAGTTATAACAACACCATTTACATTTATAGCTTCGAGTAATTCAATATTATACCAAGGTTCAAAAGCCGTTTTCGCAGATATTGACGAAAATACTTATAATATCGACCCGGAACAAGTAATGGAAAAAATAACTCCAAATACAAAAGCAATAATCGCAGTTCACCTTTTTGGACAGCCTGCAGATGTTAAAGCACTCAAAGAAATTGCTGAAGACCACAATATATATTTAATTGAGGATGCAGCACAAGCACACGGCGCAGAATACAATAATAAAAGAGTAGGTGGATTTGGAGACTTTTCAACATTTAGTTTTTACCCTACGAAGAATATGACAACTGGAGAAGGCGGTATTGTATTAACAAACGACGATGAGTTATGCAATAGGGCTAAGCTTATAAGAAATCATGGACAGTCTGAAAAATACTTACACACTGAATTAGGTTATAATTTCAGAATGACAAGCATATCTGCTGCAATTGGGAGAGTACAACTTAGAAATCTAGATAATTGGACTGAAAAAAGAATAAAAAACGCTAAATTATTAAATGACGGTCTTAAGGATGTTGACGGTATTGTAACACCATTTAAGGATAAGAATGCAAAACACGTTTATCACCAATACTGTATTCGTGTCGAAGACGAATTTAAGTTAGAAAGAGACGAATTACAGAAATACCTAGCTGAAAAAGGTATTGGTACAGGTATTCACTACCCAATCCCTGTGAATTACCAACCGATTTACGAAAAATTAGGATATGATAAAGACTGTGAAAAATCAAAGTACGCATCAGAACGAATTTTAAGTTTACCGGTTCATCCATCTGTAACCGAAGAAGACATTGAATATATAGTCGATGTTTTCAAAAATATTTAA
- the dapF gene encoding diaminopimelate epimerase, translating to MNLEFTKMHALGNDYIVFNELDNLVVPEELKGEFSNKICKRGFSVGADGVIFVQKPSEIEIDYDADVRFRIFNSDGSEAEMCGNGIRCFSKYVHERTDFKNNPLRVQSEGGLRISEMEFDELNKDFVKNVRVYMGNPKYAMKDIPMAIEDIAEDLEFMNLELPVNCECLKKIGKEALKLSVANVGNPHAVIILQENSLDVEFIRKNLNELGGYMECHSAFPEKINVHFINLINENEIQIITWERGAGYTTACGTGTTSSVAVCEKLGKTGCKVLAHLDGGDLEIEIVNNGNDVYMKGGAEISYDGILKNL from the coding sequence ATGAATTTAGAATTTACAAAAATGCACGCACTTGGAAATGACTACATTGTATTCAATGAATTAGATAATTTGGTAGTTCCGGAAGAATTAAAAGGCGAATTCTCAAATAAAATATGTAAAAGAGGCTTTTCAGTTGGTGCTGATGGAGTAATCTTCGTTCAAAAGCCTTCAGAAATCGAAATCGATTACGATGCAGACGTTAGATTTAGGATATTTAACAGTGATGGAAGCGAAGCGGAAATGTGTGGAAATGGCATAAGATGCTTTTCAAAATATGTGCATGAAAGAACTGATTTTAAAAATAATCCATTAAGAGTTCAGAGTGAAGGCGGTTTAAGGATTTCTGAAATGGAATTTGACGAATTAAATAAAGATTTCGTGAAAAACGTTAGGGTATATATGGGTAATCCAAAATACGCTATGAAAGATATTCCAATGGCTATTGAAGATATTGCAGAAGATTTGGAATTTATGAACTTAGAATTACCTGTAAATTGCGAATGTCTTAAAAAAATCGGTAAAGAAGCTTTAAAACTTAGTGTGGCAAACGTTGGGAACCCTCACGCGGTTATAATTCTTCAGGAAAACAGCTTAGATGTGGAATTTATACGTAAAAATTTAAATGAATTAGGCGGTTACATGGAATGTCACTCCGCATTCCCTGAAAAGATAAACGTGCACTTTATAAACCTAATTAATGAAAATGAAATACAAATAATCACCTGGGAAAGAGGTGCTGGATATACAACCGCTTGCGGTACTGGTACAACCTCATCTGTTGCAGTTTGTGAAAAATTAGGTAAGACAGGTTGCAAAGTACTTGCACATCTTGATGGTGGAGACTTAGAAATCGAAATTGTAAATAATGGTAATGACGTTTACATGAAAGGCGGTGCAGAAATCTCCTACGATGGAATACTTAAAAATTTATAA
- the aroC gene encoding chorismate synthase — protein sequence MNTYGNLFRVTVWGESHGKALGAVIDGCPSNLELSEADIQKELNRRRPGYSIFSTPRKEEDKVEILSGIFEGKTTGTPISALVYNTNQKSKDYSALKDTPRPGHADLNYILKYGNYDYRGGGRTSGRTTIGHVIGGAIAKKLLNNEKITVFGHSIKIGKINGDINYYDNLYEKLDNNKNNTNNNYTDKIINDLDNNPLRTLSTNYKDMEKYVLNAMENNDSVGGVVELIVLNVPQGIGEPLFNKLNARISEALMSVNAVKGVEIGRGFEVSELYGSENNDEYYYTENEHENEHEGQINYKSNNSGGVIAGISTGTPIVIRVAIKPTPSIFKVQDTINLKTKTNSKLKIEGRHDPIIVPRVIPVLESMISIVIVDLLKEANKI from the coding sequence ATGAATACCTATGGAAATTTATTTAGGGTTACAGTATGGGGCGAAAGCCACGGAAAAGCACTGGGTGCAGTAATAGATGGATGTCCCTCTAATTTAGAGCTTTCAGAAGCCGATATTCAAAAAGAATTAAATAGGCGTAGACCTGGCTATAGTATTTTTTCAACGCCCCGTAAGGAAGAAGATAAGGTAGAAATCCTTTCGGGAATTTTTGAGGGCAAAACCACGGGAACACCAATATCTGCATTAGTATATAATACTAATCAGAAATCTAAAGATTATTCGGCTTTAAAAGACACGCCAAGGCCTGGACATGCAGATTTAAATTACATTCTTAAGTATGGTAATTACGATTATCGAGGCGGTGGTCGTACAAGTGGCAGAACTACAATAGGACACGTTATTGGTGGAGCAATCGCAAAAAAATTGTTAAATAATGAAAAAATAACCGTCTTTGGGCATTCTATCAAAATTGGAAAAATTAACGGCGATATAAATTATTATGATAATCTATATGAAAAATTAGATAATAATAAGAATAATACTAATAATAACTACACTGACAAAATTATAAATGATTTGGACAATAATCCACTTAGAACTTTATCAACTAATTATAAAGATATGGAAAAATACGTTTTAAACGCAATGGAAAATAATGATAGTGTGGGCGGAGTCGTAGAGTTGATAGTTTTAAATGTACCTCAAGGAATCGGCGAACCATTATTTAATAAGCTAAATGCTAGAATTTCAGAAGCTTTAATGTCTGTAAATGCTGTTAAAGGCGTTGAAATTGGGCGAGGCTTTGAAGTATCTGAGCTTTATGGTAGCGAAAATAACGATGAATATTATTATACGGAAAATGAACATGAAAATGAACATGAGGGTCAAATAAATTATAAATCTAACAACTCTGGTGGCGTAATTGCAGGAATAAGCACTGGTACACCCATTGTAATCAGGGTAGCAATAAAACCAACTCCTTCTATATTCAAAGTGCAGGATACTATAAATTTAAAGACTAAAACAAACTCAAAACTTAAAATAGAAGGTAGGCATGACCCTATTATAGTCCCTAGGGTTATACCGGTTTTAGAAAGTATGATTTCCATCGTAATCGTAGATTTATTAAAAGAAGCTAATAAAATTTAA
- a CDS encoding DUF126 domain-containing protein, producing MEELKGRIISKGYAEGEIIISNSPISFLGGVSEEGIVTDKENELYGKSIANKIFVFPTGKGSTVGSYVIYGLAKKGLLKGIVNQDCEPIVATGAILGKIPLVDHVDISKMKNGDKIVVDGNNGIVKLEN from the coding sequence TTGGAAGAATTAAAAGGTAGAATTATTTCAAAAGGCTATGCAGAGGGAGAAATTATTATATCCAATAGTCCGATTTCATTTTTAGGAGGAGTTAGTGAAGAGGGTATTGTTACCGATAAAGAAAATGAATTATACGGAAAAAGCATAGCAAACAAAATATTTGTGTTCCCTACTGGAAAAGGTAGTACCGTAGGTTCATATGTTATATACGGACTTGCAAAAAAAGGATTACTTAAAGGTATAGTTAACCAGGATTGTGAACCTATTGTAGCTACAGGCGCTATTTTAGGCAAAATACCTCTTGTAGACCATGTTGACATATCCAAAATGAAAAACGGCGATAAAATTGTCGTTGATGGAAATAATGGAATTGTTAAACTTGAAAACTAA